One window from the genome of Eleginops maclovinus isolate JMC-PN-2008 ecotype Puerto Natales chromosome 15, JC_Emac_rtc_rv5, whole genome shotgun sequence encodes:
- the syndig1l gene encoding synapse differentiation-inducing gene protein 1-like, producing MENLSELQNPLLDKNSKHMVNGYGGDFPNNQYQENIINYYAGGGGEGVGGGNVRNGNVVSGGSYNTNGKMKSQQLLDATSLHLAVEAFYRPNFILYKEDSGSIKAKEYKSECCETTFTEKKAKEASNTTGAEMPATEDPQAKLLEDGENIKIQTVSYEVEEEEYVEYETDCSSDSESEDNFIVVPPRDHLGLAIFSMLCCFWPLGIAAFYFSQGTTKAVNKGDFPLANIASRRALFLAALSITIGTGVYVGVVVALIAYLSKPGHI from the exons ATGGAGAATCTCAGTGAGCTCCAGAACCCGTTGTTGGACAAAAACAGTAAGCACATGGTCAACGGTTACGGGGGCGACTTCCCCAATAACCAATACCAGGAAAACATTATTAACTACTatgctggaggtggaggagagggagtGGGAGGAGGAAATGTGAGAAACGGCAACGTAGTGAGCGGAGGTAGCTACAATACCAACGGGAAGATGAAATCTCAGCAGCTTTTAGACGCCACTTCGTTGCATCTGGCGGTCGAGGCGTTCTACAGGCCCAACTTCATCCTGTACAAGGAGGACAGTGGCAGCATCAAGGCTAAGGAATACAAAAGTGAGTGCTGTGAGACCACATTCACAGAGAAGAAAGCGAAGGAGGCGTCCAACACAACGGGGGCGGAGATGCCGGCCACAGAAGACCCACAGGCGAAGCTGCTGGAAGACGGGGAAAACATCAAGATCCAAACGGTTTCCTATGAggttgaggaggaggagtacgTGGAGTACGAG ACGGACTGCTCCAGCGACAGCGAGAGTGAGGACAACTTCATAGTCGTCCCCCCACGAGACCACCTGGGCCTGGCCATCTTCTCGATGCTGTGCTGTTTCTGGCCCCTGGGAATCGCAGCATTTTACTTCTCACAGGgg ACCACCAAGGCAGTGAACAAAGGTGACTTCCCACTGGCCAACATCGCCTCCAGACGTGCTTTGTTTCTCGCTGCCCTCTCCATCACTATAGGCACCGGTGTGTATGTGGGGGTGGTGGTTGCTCTCATTGCCTACCTTTCTAAACCAGGACACATATAG